The following coding sequences are from one Odontesthes bonariensis isolate fOdoBon6 chromosome 10, fOdoBon6.hap1, whole genome shotgun sequence window:
- the LOC142390770 gene encoding 5-aminolevulinate synthase, erythroid-specific, mitochondrial-like isoform X2, giving the protein MAAFLHHCPFLKSAPKPALRRTGVFLLSLADQCPIIARQITVSGPDSLEAKLSSSIPKPRSSKLPIVDQRRLFAQTATQVAVSVSKGCPFVTSQIGMVQASPEVQEDVQDASQNNSVTHLLKDNMVGPSYDYDHFFTEKIAEKKKDHTYRVFKTVNRSAVSFPFAQDYSVTGREGSQVSVWCSNDYLGMSRHPRVLGAIKDALERYGAGSGGTRNISGTSNFHVSLEKELAQLHHKDASLVFSSCFVANDSTLFTLAKMLPGCEIYSDAGNHASMIQGIRNSGAKRFIFRHNDSQHLEELLQRSDPKTPKIVAFETVHSMDGAICPLEELCDVSHRYGALTFVDEVHAVGLYGAHGAGVGERDNIMHKIDIVSGTLGKAFGCVGGYIASSAALVDIVRSYAAGFIFTTSLPPMVLAGALESVRVLKSPEGQGLRRSHQRNVKHMRQLLMDKGLPVVNCPSHIIPIRVGNAELNSKVCDSLLGRYDIYVQAINYPTVPRGEELLRLAPSPHHNPDMMDYFVEKLVEVWQEAGLPLNSPATASCSFCNRPLYFDLMSEWEKSYFGNMEPQYITVSA; this is encoded by the exons ATGGCTGCCTTCCTTCATCACTGCCCTTTCCTGAAGTCCGCTCCCAAGCCAGCTTTAAGGAGAACAGGAGTCTTCTTACTCTCTCTGGCAGACCAATGTCCCATCATTGCGCGTCAAATCACTGTGAGCGGCCCAGACTCTCTGGAGGCCAAGCTGAGCAGCTCGATCCCCAAACCCAGGAGCAGCAAACTTCCAATAGTGGACCAAAGGAGGCTGTTTGCTCAGACTGCCACTCAGGTGGCTGTGTCTGTATCAAAGGGCTGCCCTTTCGTCACCTCTCAGATTGGAATGGTCCAAGCCAGCCCTGAAGTACAGGAGGATGTCCAAGATG CATCTCAAAACAACTCTGTCACCCACCTCCTCAAAGACAACATGG TTGGCCCCAGCTATGACTACGATCACTTCTTCACTGAGAAGATTGCTGAGAAAAAGAAGGACCACACATACAGAGTCTTCAAGACGGTGAACAGGAGTGCTGTGTCTTTCCCTTTTGCTCAGGATTACTCAGTTACTGGGCGAGAGGGCTCCCAGGTGTCTGTGTGGTGCAGCAATGACTATTTGGGAATGAGTCGGCACCCAAGGGTCCTCGGTGCTATCAA AGATGCCCTGGAGAGGTATGGTGCAGGATCCGGTGGGACAAGGAACATCTCTGGCACCAGTAACTTCCATGTGTCTCTGGAGAAGGAGCTTGCCCAGCTACACCACAAAGACGCTTCTTTGGTGTTCTCCTCCTGCTTTGTGGCAAACGATTCAACCCTTTTCACTCTGGCTAAGATGCTTCCAG GGTGTGAGATCTACTCCGATGCAGGGAACCATGCATCCATGATTCAGGGCATCAGGAACAGTGGAGCCAAACGCTTCATCTTCCGCCACAATGACAGTCAACACCTGGAGGAACTGCTCCAACGCTCTGACCCCAAGACACCGAAAATAGTGGCATTCGAGACAGTGCACTCCATGGACG GTGCCATATGTCCTCTAGAAGAGCTGTGCGATGTCTCCCATCGTTATGGAGCACTCACGTTTGTCGATGAAGTTCACGCTGTGGGCCTGTACGGAGCCCATGGAGCCGGAGTGGGCGAGAGGGACAACATCATGCACAAAATTGACATAGTTTCTGGGACCTTAG GCAAAGCTTTCGGTTGCGTGGGAGGCTACATTGCCAGCAGCGCCGCCCTGGTGGACATAGTGCGCTCCTACGCAGCCGGCTTCATCTTCACTACATCTCTTCCTCCAATGGTCCTGGCTGGAGCTCTGGAGTCTGTTCGAGTCCTGAAGAGTCCTGAAGGGCAGGGACTCCGCAGAAGCCACCAGAGGAATGTGAAACACATGAGGCAGCTGCTCATGGACAAAGGCCTGCCTGTGGTCAACTGCCCCAGCCACATCATCCCCATACGG GTTGGAAATGCTGAGTTGAACTCAAAAGTGTGTGATTCTTTGCTGGGGAGATATGACATCTACGTCCAGGCCATCAACTACCCCACAGTGCCTCGTGGTGAGGAGCTGCTGCGTCTGGCTCCGTCTCCGCATCACAACCCGGACATGATGGATTACTTTGTTG aGAAACTGGTGGAGGTGTGGCAGGAGGCGGGTCTTCCGCTCAACAGCCCAGCCACGGCTTCCTGCAGCTTCTGTAACCGCCCGCTGTACTTCGACCTCATGAGTGAATGGGAGAAATCCTACTTCGGCAACATGGAACCGCAATATATTACTGTGTCTGCATAA
- the LOC142390770 gene encoding 5-aminolevulinate synthase, erythroid-specific, mitochondrial-like isoform X1 yields the protein MAAFLHHCPFLKSAPKPALRRTGVFLLSLADQCPIIARQITVSGPDSLEAKLSSSIPKPRSSKLPIVDQRRLFAQTATQVAVSVSKGCPFVTSQIGMVQASPEVQEDVQDGLMTSLFKELKDSVFPTASQNNSVTHLLKDNMVGPSYDYDHFFTEKIAEKKKDHTYRVFKTVNRSAVSFPFAQDYSVTGREGSQVSVWCSNDYLGMSRHPRVLGAIKDALERYGAGSGGTRNISGTSNFHVSLEKELAQLHHKDASLVFSSCFVANDSTLFTLAKMLPGCEIYSDAGNHASMIQGIRNSGAKRFIFRHNDSQHLEELLQRSDPKTPKIVAFETVHSMDGAICPLEELCDVSHRYGALTFVDEVHAVGLYGAHGAGVGERDNIMHKIDIVSGTLGKAFGCVGGYIASSAALVDIVRSYAAGFIFTTSLPPMVLAGALESVRVLKSPEGQGLRRSHQRNVKHMRQLLMDKGLPVVNCPSHIIPIRVGNAELNSKVCDSLLGRYDIYVQAINYPTVPRGEELLRLAPSPHHNPDMMDYFVEKLVEVWQEAGLPLNSPATASCSFCNRPLYFDLMSEWEKSYFGNMEPQYITVSA from the exons ATGGCTGCCTTCCTTCATCACTGCCCTTTCCTGAAGTCCGCTCCCAAGCCAGCTTTAAGGAGAACAGGAGTCTTCTTACTCTCTCTGGCAGACCAATGTCCCATCATTGCGCGTCAAATCACTGTGAGCGGCCCAGACTCTCTGGAGGCCAAGCTGAGCAGCTCGATCCCCAAACCCAGGAGCAGCAAACTTCCAATAGTGGACCAAAGGAGGCTGTTTGCTCAGACTGCCACTCAGGTGGCTGTGTCTGTATCAAAGGGCTGCCCTTTCGTCACCTCTCAGATTGGAATGGTCCAAGCCAGCCCTGAAGTACAGGAGGATGTCCAAGATG GTTTGATGACATCTTTGTTCAAAGAATTAAAAGATTCTGTGTTTCCAACAGCATCTCAAAACAACTCTGTCACCCACCTCCTCAAAGACAACATGG TTGGCCCCAGCTATGACTACGATCACTTCTTCACTGAGAAGATTGCTGAGAAAAAGAAGGACCACACATACAGAGTCTTCAAGACGGTGAACAGGAGTGCTGTGTCTTTCCCTTTTGCTCAGGATTACTCAGTTACTGGGCGAGAGGGCTCCCAGGTGTCTGTGTGGTGCAGCAATGACTATTTGGGAATGAGTCGGCACCCAAGGGTCCTCGGTGCTATCAA AGATGCCCTGGAGAGGTATGGTGCAGGATCCGGTGGGACAAGGAACATCTCTGGCACCAGTAACTTCCATGTGTCTCTGGAGAAGGAGCTTGCCCAGCTACACCACAAAGACGCTTCTTTGGTGTTCTCCTCCTGCTTTGTGGCAAACGATTCAACCCTTTTCACTCTGGCTAAGATGCTTCCAG GGTGTGAGATCTACTCCGATGCAGGGAACCATGCATCCATGATTCAGGGCATCAGGAACAGTGGAGCCAAACGCTTCATCTTCCGCCACAATGACAGTCAACACCTGGAGGAACTGCTCCAACGCTCTGACCCCAAGACACCGAAAATAGTGGCATTCGAGACAGTGCACTCCATGGACG GTGCCATATGTCCTCTAGAAGAGCTGTGCGATGTCTCCCATCGTTATGGAGCACTCACGTTTGTCGATGAAGTTCACGCTGTGGGCCTGTACGGAGCCCATGGAGCCGGAGTGGGCGAGAGGGACAACATCATGCACAAAATTGACATAGTTTCTGGGACCTTAG GCAAAGCTTTCGGTTGCGTGGGAGGCTACATTGCCAGCAGCGCCGCCCTGGTGGACATAGTGCGCTCCTACGCAGCCGGCTTCATCTTCACTACATCTCTTCCTCCAATGGTCCTGGCTGGAGCTCTGGAGTCTGTTCGAGTCCTGAAGAGTCCTGAAGGGCAGGGACTCCGCAGAAGCCACCAGAGGAATGTGAAACACATGAGGCAGCTGCTCATGGACAAAGGCCTGCCTGTGGTCAACTGCCCCAGCCACATCATCCCCATACGG GTTGGAAATGCTGAGTTGAACTCAAAAGTGTGTGATTCTTTGCTGGGGAGATATGACATCTACGTCCAGGCCATCAACTACCCCACAGTGCCTCGTGGTGAGGAGCTGCTGCGTCTGGCTCCGTCTCCGCATCACAACCCGGACATGATGGATTACTTTGTTG aGAAACTGGTGGAGGTGTGGCAGGAGGCGGGTCTTCCGCTCAACAGCCCAGCCACGGCTTCCTGCAGCTTCTGTAACCGCCCGCTGTACTTCGACCTCATGAGTGAATGGGAGAAATCCTACTTCGGCAACATGGAACCGCAATATATTACTGTGTCTGCATAA